One Cydia splendana chromosome 21, ilCydSple1.2, whole genome shotgun sequence genomic region harbors:
- the LOC134801013 gene encoding wolframin isoform X2, whose amino-acid sequence MKCIRSGVIEEDSAAIVRAKSCLAASRQETVARKAARDLFASLSNGEEYITTAQLERRIREICNTTLQKDDSTDDDSPEEAPALDGGHALEPSHGHGDVPNGTIRTHPIAEEDYEDPCNNAVIRNLTVDNLVTAAVDYCQGELPLVSYELTLTDPSVKSLDHVPLFQQAFLHPIVFIQVLYLKLLYYFGSFTFTLSNIELSLVLIAYLSVSTDSLYHLVPLVLYYISFVAMVICTFKMFHAKRQFIDFRKWSGLFLRYSDGNLQPDESENLFVRNNLGPFLQFFMALFVNLFLYPFIATQWVPFSEFCVLSFSLMFLSLLSFGTNGSPYPDLLALLSFGINVLAKYPYEKDTVVHQGWRFLDLHISNYPFYILGNSIEFCLNARMFFSLLIPVILIFMAKRSNWQGFFKYTLPHCVTLSWLQMFIMCSHGCTTYGLIRGTLGLVCSFLFLPLIGVITLTLPIFACMQYITMSRIFYAASIVVGFLVSLVVTCLLAKMEATKKFVTPFQLLFGLVTLIYFGNQFANIQDDGLPSGLVEMLGDKAAIKNLLKNDFEYEDSAYYVNWEDYYTQCNSPSWLESNMAATQMKCSVLDGAHVNWEGYVKQVRLKSVTNRWDDFASWLPAFLQELFRCYYGEEYTTLCQSDVSVKECQFVRNLARHSGKICHLNRFNEYTYEITVLMETTGLLARQAEVNLIYDHHFTNYTRLLHSNEHIRFRGVLSNLDLNIGSKTLKVLGYELQCLDCKDARGSVSSKTPSMSKFSELFKTITNDCIVSSKNVLNFLFNPVVVFK is encoded by the exons AAGAAGCCCCTGCGTTGGACGGAGGACATGCTTTAGAGCCCTCACATGGCCACGGAGACGTTCCAAATGGAACCATCAGGACGCACCCTATTGCTGAGGAAG ATTACGAAGACCCCTGCAACAATGCAGTAATCCGCAACTTGACAGTTGACAACCTGGTGACAGCGGCCGTTGACTACTGTCAAGGCGAACTGCCCCTCGTCAGCTACGAACTCACTTTGACAGACCCTAGTGTCAAATCTCTAGACCATGTCCCCCTATTTCAACAAGCATTCCTACACCCAATAGTCTTCATACAAGTGTTATACTTgaaattattatattacttCGGTTCTTTTACGTTTACACTGTCCAATATTGAATTGTCTCTAGTTTTAATAGCATATCTATCAGTTAGCACCGATAGTTTGTACCATTTGGTACCACTGGTTCTATATTATATTAGTTTCGTAGCGATGGTAATATGTACATTCAAGATGTTTCACGCTAAACGGCAATTTATCGATTTTCGAAAATGGTCCGGACTCTTTTTGAGATATAGCGATGGGAATCTGCAGCCGGACGAATCTGAGAATCTGTTTGTTAGAAATAATTTGGGACCGTTTCTTCAATTTTTCATGGCGTTATTTGTAAATTTATTCCTGTATCCTTTTATAGCTACTCAATGGGTACCTTTTTCTGAATTCTGCGTGCTATCATTCTCTCTAATGTTTCtatctttattatcttttggTACAAATGGTAGTCCATACCCAGATCTCTTAGCATTACTCTCATTCGGTATCAATGTATTAGCTAAATATCCATATGAGAAAGATACTGTAGTCCATCAAGGATGGCGTTTTTTAGATCTCCATATTTCCAATTATCCTTTCTATATTCTTGGCAATAGCATTGAATTTTGCTTGAACGCTCGTATGTTCTTTTCTCTACTTATTCCCGTTATATTAATCTTTATGGCTAAAAGGAGTAATTGGCAAGGTTTTTTCAAATATACGCTACCCCATTGTGTGACTTTGAGTTGGTTACAGATGTTCATAATGTGTTCGCATGGTTGTACCACGTATGGTCTTATTCGAGGTACCTTAGGGCTGGTGTGTTCATTCTTGTTTTTACCTTTGATTGGGGTAATAACGTTAACGTTGCCTATATTTGCGTGTATGCAGTATATAACGATGTCTAGAATATTCTATGCGGCGTCGATAGTGGTCGGGTTTCTTGTCAGTTTGGTTGTGACTTGTTTGTTGGCTAAAATGGAGGCTACGAAGAAATTCGTCACTCCGTTTCag CTCCTATTCGGCCTCGTCACCCTCATATACTTCGGCAACCAGTTCGCGAACATCCAAGACGACGGTCTACCCTCCGGCCTAGTGGAGATGCTGGGCGACAAAGCTGCCATTAAGAATTTGCTGAAAAACGACTTTGAATACGAGGATAGTGCATACTATGTGAACTGGGAGGACTATTATACGCAAT GTAATTCACCGTCCTGGCTAGAATCCAACATGGCGGCCACTCAGATGAAGTGCTCCGTATTGGACGGAGCCCACGTAAACTGGGAGGGCTACGTTAAACAAGTTCGGTTGAAATCTGTCACCAACCGGTGGGACGACTTCGCTTCCTGGTTGCCGGCGTTCTTGCAAGAATTATTCAG ATGTTATTATGGCGAAGAATATACAACGCTATGCCAAAGCGATGTATCTGTGAAGGAATGCCAGTTCGTGCGGAACCTGGCGCGGCACAGCGGGAAGATATGCCACCTGAACAGATTTAACGA ATACACATACGAAATAACAGTTTTAATGGAAACCACCGGCCTACTCGCTCGGCAAGCGGAAGTCAACCTCATCTACGACCACCATTTCACCAACTACACCCGTCTCCTTCACTCCAACGAGCACATCCGGTTCCGGGGCGTCCTCTCCAACCTAGACCTCAACATAGGCTCTAAAACCCTTAAAGTCCTAGGCTACGAACTCCAATGCCTAGACTGCAAGGACGCTAGAGGTAGTGTTAGCTCTAAAACGCCATCTATGAGTAAGTTTTCGGAACTGTTTAAAACTATAACGAACGATTGCATTGTGTCGAGTAAGAATGTGTTGAATTTCTTGTTTAATCCTGTCGTTGTGTTTAAATAG
- the LOC134801031 gene encoding serine/threonine-protein kinase pelle produces MYIYELPFDINKKLCRLLDNDDIWKDLAGRMNYSAFDVNEIEQTAKRQTTSPTSLLLIRWGQFNHRAEELLVLLYRMKHFPAMSCLIPVVDKKFQKLANKHDICGAGNTAPLEENLKRHKTATKSESIPLPVMLIENKGQVKDAHMVPLPVSNTNGRTTTAESSTDVSMDAGPVEDELMKTTIPVMQYRDLEEATGNWSQNNLLGRGGFGQVYKGEWKLLPVAVKVLSSKDNHKELIRELTSDQFRHDNILPLYGYSVGGPKVCLVYQLMTGGSLDHRLKCTTYHPPLTWCQRYMIAQGVARGLSYLHTMCRPPLIHGDIKPANILLDQCTMPKIGDFGLARRGTHADRPLLVSKIHGTRPYIPNEYLRSHRISPAVDVFSYGVVLFEMATVQKPLDPDRRKELLSDYMHSKAQQQGFDMATLEDAKLINTAESFPLLCRAVIRLGLACAWQESARSPAMPDVYAALRAMPVPEDWL; encoded by the exons ATGTACATATACGAGCTACCGTTTGATATTAACAAGAaattgtgtagattattagacAATGACGATATTTGGAAGGACTTGGCTGGCCGCATGAACTATTCCGCCTTTGATGTCAAC GAAATCGAGCAAACAGCGAAACGTCAAACAACATCACCGACAAGCTTACTCCTCATACGTTGGGGCCAGTTCAACCACCGGGCGGAGGAGTTACTAGTACTGCTGTACCGGATGAAACACTTCCCGGCGATGTCTTGCCTTATACCGGTGGTGGATAAGAAGTTTCAGAAGTTAGCGAATAAACATGATATTTGCGGCGCGGGGAATACTGCACCACTTGAAG AAAACTTGAAAAGGCACAAAACAGCAACAAAAAGTGAGAGTATACCTCTACCTGTGATGTTAATAGAAAACAAAGGCCAAGTTAAG GACGCCCACATGGTGCCTTTGCCAGTTTCAAACACAAATGGCCGCACCACGACAGCGGAGTCAAGTACCGACGTGTCGATG GACGCTGGTCCCGTAGAGGATGAGCTGATGAAGACCACGATCCCCGTGATGCAGTACAGAGACCTCGAGGAAGCCACGGGCAACTGGTCTCAGAACAACCTGCTCGGCAGAGGAGGGTTCGGGCAGGTGTACAAAG GTGAATGGAAACTCCTGCCCGTCGCTGTGAAAGTTCTCAGCAGTAAAGACAACCACAAGGAGCTGATCAGAGAACTGACCAGCGACCAGTTTAGACATGATAACATATTGCCCTTGTATGGGTACAGCGTTGGAG GTCCAAAAGTGTGTTTAGTGTACCAACTGATGACGGGAGGGTCTCTGGACCACAGGCTCAAGTGTACGACGTACCACCCCCCTTTGACGTGGTGCCAGCGGTACATGATAGCGCAGGGCGTTGCTAG GGGTCTGTCCTACCTCCACACGATGTGTCGCCCCCCGTTAATACACGGGGACATCAAACCGGCCAACATACTTCTGGACCAGTGCACTATGCCCAAGATCGGAGACTTCGGGCTGGCGCGGCGAGGCACACACGCCGATCGACCGCTGCTTGTGTCAAA gatcCACGGCACCCGCCCCTACATTCCAAACGAGTATCTCCGCTCACACAGAATATCTCCAGCAGTGGACGTATTCAGCTACGGCGTGGTGTTATTTGAAATGGCCACCGTACAGAAACCTTTAGATCCGGATCGACGGAAGGAGTTGCTTAGCGATTATATGCACTCGAAGGCCCAGCAGCAGGGTTTCGACATGG CCACATTAGAAGACGCCAAGCTCATCAACACAGCGGAGTCGTTCCCCTTGCTGTGCCGCGCGGTCATCCGGCTCGGGCTCGCGTGCGCGTGGCAGGAGAGCGCGCGCAGCCCCGCCATGCCCGACGTGTACGCCGCGCTGCGCGCCATGCCCGTGCCCGAGGACTGGCTGTGA